Proteins encoded in a region of the Raphanus sativus cultivar WK10039 chromosome 8, ASM80110v3, whole genome shotgun sequence genome:
- the LOC108862013 gene encoding ribonuclease E/G-like protein, chloroplastic isoform X1: MDVAEVPWRRLPQFSVSSRSSWLVSSGFPVSSYMFSHMERGQRFRLTLCFGVSRIRARSAIITAAQQEQPARLLKGLYEVVWIVEADLAPNEHLYVTGDPSALGSWEPDCAISMYPTGNDNQWEAKVKIASGVNFRYNYFLKAGYESSFDVIWRPGPQFSISVPSAVNGDRKVIIRDSWMSVSAQSQESYLWGSWIDDAHLLPNSVTSGQSEDEFTFSPSAVEVPRPLLNDKQLEDESFFCDELATFSTENSDFSSLFSDNYQPIEEPWFLQEPVTLNMQTDSEQVVESSEEIENNLDTDEENHQLTETLLPDDEFFKRESISTTILINSSICTVQRIAVLDGEKLVELLLEPVKTNVQCDSVYLGVVTKFVPHMGGAFVNIGSSRHSFMDIKPNREPFIFPPFCDGSKKQAADGSRFDTTTDIPDPHETEHASYDFEASGLLDIDSNDPGESFHDDDDDHENDEDHVSDALVNGTVVNHGGLEGGSDKCNLHLEVGSENGFVPLEREHSADSLVSNASVAKSPKNTSSRDNKWIQVRKGTKIIVQVVKEGLGTKGPTLTAYPKLRSRFWVLMTRCKRIGVSKKISGIERTRLKVIAKTLQPQDFGLTVRTVAAGHSLEELQKDLEGLLLTWKTITEEAKSASLAADEGVEGAIPALLHRAMGQTLSVVQDYFNDKVEKMVVDSPRTYHEVTNYLQDMAPDLCDRVELHDKGIPLFDLYNIEEEIEGILSKRVPLPNGGSLVIEQTEALVSIDVNGGHGMFGQGNSQEKAILEVNLTAARQIAREIRLRDIGGIIVVDFIDMADESNKRLVYEEVKKAVEKDRSLVKVSELSRHGLMEITRKRVRPSVTFMISEPCSCCHATGRVEALETSFSKIEQEICRQLAKMEKRGDLENPKSWPRFILRVDSHMSSFLTTGKRTRLAILSSALKVWILLKVARHFTRGTFEVKPFMDEKTVNERPHQVAISLLKKADSIADSSGKKKLTLIPMKKDKTGGKHRR; the protein is encoded by the exons ATGGACGTCGCTGAAGTTCCGTGGCGTCGTCTTCCTCAATTTTCAGTTTCTTCACGCTCCTCTTGGCTCGTTTCTTCTGGATTTCCTGTTTCTTC ATATATGTTCTCTCATATGGAACGTGGACAGAGGTTTAGGCTCACCTTGTGCTTTGGGGTTTCTCGTATCCGTGCAAGGTCTGCTATTATAACTGCTGCACAGCAAG AACAGCCAGCTAGGCTTCTCAAAGGACTATACGAGGTTGTTTGGATCGTGGAAGCTGACCTTGCACCCAACGAACATCTTTACGTTACTGGAGATCCTTCCGCTTTAGGTAGCTGGGAGCCAGACTGCGCCATTTCGATGTATCCTACTGGAAATGACAATCAATGGGAAGCTAAAGTCAAG ATTGCTTCTGGTGTCAATTTCAggtacaattattttttaaaagctGGATATGAGTCTTCCTTTGACGTCATCTGGAGACCAGGGCCCCAGTTTTCCATATCTGTGCCTTCTGCTGTCAATGGAGACAGAAAAGTTATCATAAGGGATTCATGGATGAGTGTTTCCGCTCAATCACAAGAGTCCTACTTATGGGGGTCTTGGATCGATGATGCTCACCTTTTACCAAACTCTGTTACTTCAGGTCAAAGCGAAG ATGAATTCACTTTCTCCCCTAGTGCTGTGGAAGTCCCAAGACCACTTTTGAATGATAAACAGTTAGAAGATGAATCTTTCTTTTGTGATGAGCTTGCAACCTTCTCAACGGAGAACTCAGATTTTAGTTCGTTATTTTCTGACAACTATCAGCCTATTGAGGAACCATGGTTTCTTCAGGAACCTGTTACCTTGAATATGCAAACTGATAGTGAACAAGTTGTTGAAAGCAGTGAAGAAATTGAAAACAACTTAGATACTGATGAGGAAAATCACCAGCTGACTGAGACTCTCTTACCTGATGATGAATTTTTCAAACGAGAATCCATTTCTACTACGATACTGATCAACTCGTCTATATGTACTGTGCAAAGGATTGCTGTATTAGATGGTGAGAAGCTGGTTGAGTTGTTGTTGGAACCAGTTAAGACCAACGTGCAGTGTGATAGTGTTTACCTGGGCGTAGTCACTAAATTTGTGCCCCACATGGGTGGTGCATTTGTGAATATCGGAAGTTCTAGACATTCTTTCATGGACATTAAGCCAAACAGGGAACCATTCATATTCCCTCCATTCTGTGATGGATCAAAGAAGCAAGCAGCTGATGGTTCTCGGTTCGACACCACTACGGACATTCCAGATCCGCATGAAACCGAACACGCCTCCTATGACTTTGAAGCCAGTGGTTTATTAGACATTGATTCAAATGACCCTGGGGAATCTTTtcatgatgatgacgatgatcatgaaaatgatgaagatCATGTCTCCGATGCTCTAGTTAATGGAACTGTCGTTAACCATGGCGGATTGGAAGGTGGTTCTGACAAATGCAATCTACATCTTGAAGTTGGATCTGAGAATGGCTTTGTTCCTCTGGAGAGAGAACATTCTGCAGATTCTCTTGTGTCTAATGCATCAGTTGCAAAGTCTCCTAAGAATACCTCGTCTAGGGATAACAAGTGGATTCAGGTTCGAAAAGGCACCAAGATAATTGTGCAAGTTGTTAAAGAGGGCCTTGGTACAAAAGGTCCAACTCTCACTGCTTACCCAAAACTGAGAAGCAGATTCTGG GTATTAATGACTCGTTGCAAACGAATTGGAGTCTCAAAAAAGATTTCAGGAATTGAGAGAACCCGGTTAAAAGTTATAGCAAAAACATTGCAGCCTCAGGATTTTGGCCTGACTGTAAGGACTGTAGCTGCTGGCCATTCTCTAGAAGAATTGCAGAAAGACTTAGAAGGTCTGCTTTTAACCTGGAAGACCATTACGGAAGAAGCAAAATCTGCATCCCTTGCTGCAGATGAAGGTGTGGAAGGAGCCATTCCAGCACTGTTACATAGAGCAATGGGTCAAACACTTTCAGTTGTACAGGACTACTTCAATGACAAG GTGGAGAAGATGGTGGTTGACTCTCCGAGGACATACCATGAG GTCACAAACTACCTGCAGGATATGGCACCTGATCTTTGTGATCGAGTGGAATTGCATGATAAGGGTATCCCTCTTTTTGATTTATACAACATTGAGGAGGAGATTGAAGGTATTCTCAGTAAAAG AGTTCCACTTCCCAATGGAGGTTCTTTAGTGATTGAACAAACTGAGGCGTTGGTCTCTATTGATGTGAACGGAGGACATGGAATGTTTGGTCAGGGTAATTCACAGGAGAAAGCTATTTTGGAAGTTAACCTTACTGCTGCCAGACAA ATTGCAAGGGAGATTCGGCTGAGAGATATAGGGGGTATCATTGTGGTAGATTTCATTGACATGGCAGATGAAT CAAATAAAAGACTCGTTTATGAAGAGGTTAAGAAAGCAGTGGAGAAAGATAGGTCACTGGTAAAAGTCTCAGAGCTGTCTAGACACGGACTCATGGAGATAACAAGAAAAAGG GTTCGGCCGAGTGTAACATTCATGATCAGTGAGCCGTGTTCTTGCTGTCACGCAACTGGTAGAGTGGAGGCATTGGAGACTTCCTTTTCAAAAATTGAACAAGAGATTTGTCGGCAGCTC GCAAAGATGGAGAAAAGAGGAGACCTGGAAAACCCCAAGTCTTGGCCAAGATTCATATTGCGTGTGGACAGTCATATGTCCAGCTTCTTGACTACGGGGAAGAGGACGAGGCTTGCAATCCTAAGTAGTGCCCTGAAAGTATGGATTCTCTTAAAG GTTGCTAGACATTTCACAAGAGGAACGTTTGAGGTTAAACCGTTCATGGATGAGAAGACTGTAAACGAAAGACCGCATCAAGTTGCCATATCTTTGCTCAAGAAAGCTGACTCCATAGCAGACTCCTCAGGCAAGAAGAAGCTCACTCTTATTCCGATGAAGAAGGATAAGACCGGTGGTAAACACAGACGATGA
- the LOC108862013 gene encoding ribonuclease E/G-like protein, chloroplastic isoform X2 — translation MYPTGNDNQWEAKVKIASGVNFRYNYFLKAGYESSFDVIWRPGPQFSISVPSAVNGDRKVIIRDSWMSVSAQSQESYLWGSWIDDAHLLPNSVTSGQSEDEFTFSPSAVEVPRPLLNDKQLEDESFFCDELATFSTENSDFSSLFSDNYQPIEEPWFLQEPVTLNMQTDSEQVVESSEEIENNLDTDEENHQLTETLLPDDEFFKRESISTTILINSSICTVQRIAVLDGEKLVELLLEPVKTNVQCDSVYLGVVTKFVPHMGGAFVNIGSSRHSFMDIKPNREPFIFPPFCDGSKKQAADGSRFDTTTDIPDPHETEHASYDFEASGLLDIDSNDPGESFHDDDDDHENDEDHVSDALVNGTVVNHGGLEGGSDKCNLHLEVGSENGFVPLEREHSADSLVSNASVAKSPKNTSSRDNKWIQVRKGTKIIVQVVKEGLGTKGPTLTAYPKLRSRFWVLMTRCKRIGVSKKISGIERTRLKVIAKTLQPQDFGLTVRTVAAGHSLEELQKDLEGLLLTWKTITEEAKSASLAADEGVEGAIPALLHRAMGQTLSVVQDYFNDKVEKMVVDSPRTYHEVTNYLQDMAPDLCDRVELHDKGIPLFDLYNIEEEIEGILSKRVPLPNGGSLVIEQTEALVSIDVNGGHGMFGQGNSQEKAILEVNLTAARQIAREIRLRDIGGIIVVDFIDMADESNKRLVYEEVKKAVEKDRSLVKVSELSRHGLMEITRKRVRPSVTFMISEPCSCCHATGRVEALETSFSKIEQEICRQLAKMEKRGDLENPKSWPRFILRVDSHMSSFLTTGKRTRLAILSSALKVWILLKVARHFTRGTFEVKPFMDEKTVNERPHQVAISLLKKADSIADSSGKKKLTLIPMKKDKTGGKHRR, via the exons ATGTATCCTACTGGAAATGACAATCAATGGGAAGCTAAAGTCAAG ATTGCTTCTGGTGTCAATTTCAggtacaattattttttaaaagctGGATATGAGTCTTCCTTTGACGTCATCTGGAGACCAGGGCCCCAGTTTTCCATATCTGTGCCTTCTGCTGTCAATGGAGACAGAAAAGTTATCATAAGGGATTCATGGATGAGTGTTTCCGCTCAATCACAAGAGTCCTACTTATGGGGGTCTTGGATCGATGATGCTCACCTTTTACCAAACTCTGTTACTTCAGGTCAAAGCGAAG ATGAATTCACTTTCTCCCCTAGTGCTGTGGAAGTCCCAAGACCACTTTTGAATGATAAACAGTTAGAAGATGAATCTTTCTTTTGTGATGAGCTTGCAACCTTCTCAACGGAGAACTCAGATTTTAGTTCGTTATTTTCTGACAACTATCAGCCTATTGAGGAACCATGGTTTCTTCAGGAACCTGTTACCTTGAATATGCAAACTGATAGTGAACAAGTTGTTGAAAGCAGTGAAGAAATTGAAAACAACTTAGATACTGATGAGGAAAATCACCAGCTGACTGAGACTCTCTTACCTGATGATGAATTTTTCAAACGAGAATCCATTTCTACTACGATACTGATCAACTCGTCTATATGTACTGTGCAAAGGATTGCTGTATTAGATGGTGAGAAGCTGGTTGAGTTGTTGTTGGAACCAGTTAAGACCAACGTGCAGTGTGATAGTGTTTACCTGGGCGTAGTCACTAAATTTGTGCCCCACATGGGTGGTGCATTTGTGAATATCGGAAGTTCTAGACATTCTTTCATGGACATTAAGCCAAACAGGGAACCATTCATATTCCCTCCATTCTGTGATGGATCAAAGAAGCAAGCAGCTGATGGTTCTCGGTTCGACACCACTACGGACATTCCAGATCCGCATGAAACCGAACACGCCTCCTATGACTTTGAAGCCAGTGGTTTATTAGACATTGATTCAAATGACCCTGGGGAATCTTTtcatgatgatgacgatgatcatgaaaatgatgaagatCATGTCTCCGATGCTCTAGTTAATGGAACTGTCGTTAACCATGGCGGATTGGAAGGTGGTTCTGACAAATGCAATCTACATCTTGAAGTTGGATCTGAGAATGGCTTTGTTCCTCTGGAGAGAGAACATTCTGCAGATTCTCTTGTGTCTAATGCATCAGTTGCAAAGTCTCCTAAGAATACCTCGTCTAGGGATAACAAGTGGATTCAGGTTCGAAAAGGCACCAAGATAATTGTGCAAGTTGTTAAAGAGGGCCTTGGTACAAAAGGTCCAACTCTCACTGCTTACCCAAAACTGAGAAGCAGATTCTGG GTATTAATGACTCGTTGCAAACGAATTGGAGTCTCAAAAAAGATTTCAGGAATTGAGAGAACCCGGTTAAAAGTTATAGCAAAAACATTGCAGCCTCAGGATTTTGGCCTGACTGTAAGGACTGTAGCTGCTGGCCATTCTCTAGAAGAATTGCAGAAAGACTTAGAAGGTCTGCTTTTAACCTGGAAGACCATTACGGAAGAAGCAAAATCTGCATCCCTTGCTGCAGATGAAGGTGTGGAAGGAGCCATTCCAGCACTGTTACATAGAGCAATGGGTCAAACACTTTCAGTTGTACAGGACTACTTCAATGACAAG GTGGAGAAGATGGTGGTTGACTCTCCGAGGACATACCATGAG GTCACAAACTACCTGCAGGATATGGCACCTGATCTTTGTGATCGAGTGGAATTGCATGATAAGGGTATCCCTCTTTTTGATTTATACAACATTGAGGAGGAGATTGAAGGTATTCTCAGTAAAAG AGTTCCACTTCCCAATGGAGGTTCTTTAGTGATTGAACAAACTGAGGCGTTGGTCTCTATTGATGTGAACGGAGGACATGGAATGTTTGGTCAGGGTAATTCACAGGAGAAAGCTATTTTGGAAGTTAACCTTACTGCTGCCAGACAA ATTGCAAGGGAGATTCGGCTGAGAGATATAGGGGGTATCATTGTGGTAGATTTCATTGACATGGCAGATGAAT CAAATAAAAGACTCGTTTATGAAGAGGTTAAGAAAGCAGTGGAGAAAGATAGGTCACTGGTAAAAGTCTCAGAGCTGTCTAGACACGGACTCATGGAGATAACAAGAAAAAGG GTTCGGCCGAGTGTAACATTCATGATCAGTGAGCCGTGTTCTTGCTGTCACGCAACTGGTAGAGTGGAGGCATTGGAGACTTCCTTTTCAAAAATTGAACAAGAGATTTGTCGGCAGCTC GCAAAGATGGAGAAAAGAGGAGACCTGGAAAACCCCAAGTCTTGGCCAAGATTCATATTGCGTGTGGACAGTCATATGTCCAGCTTCTTGACTACGGGGAAGAGGACGAGGCTTGCAATCCTAAGTAGTGCCCTGAAAGTATGGATTCTCTTAAAG GTTGCTAGACATTTCACAAGAGGAACGTTTGAGGTTAAACCGTTCATGGATGAGAAGACTGTAAACGAAAGACCGCATCAAGTTGCCATATCTTTGCTCAAGAAAGCTGACTCCATAGCAGACTCCTCAGGCAAGAAGAAGCTCACTCTTATTCCGATGAAGAAGGATAAGACCGGTGGTAAACACAGACGATGA
- the LOC108862014 gene encoding uncharacterized protein LOC108862014, translating into MFGRSALHRAGGFRPENLGQNALNLIGNIGFSLFVFGVLVFTIIAATYEPEDPLFHPSDKITTFLTSTSNATLRSDDSVVKTGEDFMPVNQTAFAAFINITDVEAATNEERGEGNQVDCDASVPVDCKDSEVFHLMMKATIDKFKDIHFYKFGKPAVGEGANSCDMAWRYRPKDGKTAAFYKDYRRFVVEKSENCTLSLVSIGEYHSGLNARKRKRNQKPGFEKSGGGKRDDFSLPLVGEAVNDSLPAVESDKAFKNGRYLVYVGGGDRCKSMNHFLWSFLCALGEAQYLNRTLVMDLTLCLSSVYTSSGQNEEGKDFRFYFDFEHLKEAASVLDEAQFWAEWGKLHNKKSRLGLHLVEDFRVTPMKLSDVKDTLIMRKFGSVEPDNYWYRVCEGDAESVVKRPWHLLWKSRRLMEIVSAIASRLNWDYDAVHIERGEKARNTELWPNLDKDTSPSALLSTLQDKVEEGRNLYIATNEGELSFFNPLKDKYATHFLDEYKDLWDESSEWYSETTKLNGGNPVEFDGYMRASVDTEVFLRGKKQIETFNDLTNDCKDGVGTCNVAAT; encoded by the coding sequence ATGTTCGGGCGATCAGCGCTTCACAGAGCCGGCGGTTTCCGTCCGGAGAACTTAGGTCAAAACGCACTTAACCTAATCGGAAACATCGGCTTCTCCCTCTTCGTCTTCGGCGTACTCGTCTTCACCATCATCGCCGCTACATACGAGCCCGAGGACCCTCTTTTCCACCCTTCCGACAAGATCACCACTTTCCTCACTTCCACCTCCAACGCCACCCTGAGATCCGACGACTCCGTCGTCAAAACCGGCGAAGATTTCATGCCCGTCAACCAAACCGCCTTCGCGGCGTTCATCAACATCACCGACGTGGAAGCAGCGACCAACGAGGAGAGGGGTGAAGGAAACCAAGTGGATTGCGACGCGAGCGTCCCGGTTGATTGCAAAGACTCTGAGGTTTTCCATCTCATGATGAAAGCCACCATTGACAAGTTTAAAGACATTCACTTTTACAAGTTCGGTAAGCCTGCGGTTGGCGAAGGCGCCAACTCTTGTGATATGGCGTGGCGTTATAGGCCTAAAGACGGCAAGACTGCTGCGTTTTACAAGGACTATAGAAGGTTTGTGGTTGAGAAGTCTGAGAATTGTACTCTTAGCCTGGTGAGTATTGGTGAGTATCATTCTGGTTTGAATGctaggaagaggaagaggaatcAGAAACCCGGTTTTGAGAAGAGTGGTGGTGGGAAGAGAGATGATTTCTCTTTGCCTCTCGTTGGTGAAGCTGTGAATGACTCTCTTCCTGCCGTTGAGTCTGACAAGGCTTTTAAAAACGGCAGGTACTTGGTTTATGTTGGTGGAGGTGATAGGTGTAAGAGCATGAACCATTTCCTTTGGAGTTTCTTGTGTGCGCTCGGTGAAGCTCAGTATTTGAACCGGACTTTGGTCATGGATCtcactctctgtctctcttctgTCTACACTTCCTCTGGACAGAACGAGGAAGGGAAGGACTTTAGGTTTTACTTTGATTTCGAGCATTTGAAAGAAGCTGCTTCTGTCTTGGACGAAGCTCAGTTTTGGGCTGAGTGGGGGAAGTTGCATAATAAGAAGAGTAGGTTGGGTCTTCATCTCGTGGAGGACTTTAGGGTCACGCCCATGAAGCTTTCTGATGTCAAAGATACGTTGATCATGAGGAAGTTCGGGTCCGTTGAGCCTGATAACTACTGGTACAGAGTTTGCGAAGGAGATGCAGAATCTGTTGTTAAAAGACCCTGGCATCTTCTGTGGAAGTCAAGAAGGTTGATGGAGATCGTCTCTGCCATTGCGTCCAGGTTAAACTGGGATTACGATGCCGTACACATTGAGAGAGGGGAGAAAGCTAGAAACACGGAGCTCTGGCCTAATCTTGATAAAGATACTTCTCCGAGTGCTCTCTTGTCGACCTTGCAGGACAAAGTAGAAGAAGGAAGGAATCTCTACATCGCAACAAACGAAGGGGAGCTATCTTTCTTCAACCCTTTGAAAGACAAGTACGCTACTCATTTTCTTGACGAGTACAAAGATTTGTGGGACGAGAGCAGCGAGTGGTATTCGGAGACCACAAAGCTTAATGGAGGCAACCCGGTCGAGTTTGATGGTTACATGAGAGCATCTGTTGACACAGAAGTTTTCTTGAGAGGGAAGAAGCAGATTGAAACATTCAATGATCTTACAAACGACTGCAAAGATGGAGTTGGGACTTGCAACGTTGCAGCTACTTGA
- the LOC108821149 gene encoding transcription factor MYB102-like, with translation MGRSPCCEKNGLKKGPWTSEEDQKLLDYIQKHGYGNWRTLPKNAGLQRCGKSCRLRWTNYLRPDIKRGRFSFEEEEAIIQLHSFLGNKWSAIAARLPGRTDNEIKNFWNTHIRKKLLRMGIDPTTHNPRLDLLDISSILASSLYNSSSHHVNMSRVMMDAHHQQQHNPLVNPEILKFANSLFSQDQDHNHNHNHNQNRNQNFLVNHDSKTHENYTVNHDDNQTGVNQYQTNHHEIQYCLPPFPDEAHFNDTDHNGEHMFASNSNMSVQDCNTQSLNDYASSSFVVDHSYLDHNFNIAYSVMNTPSSNPTLNSSVTTYINSSSCSTEDEMESYCSNLMKFDISDFLDVNDFII, from the exons ATGGGAAGATCACCTTGTTGCGAGAAGAACGGGCTCAAGAAAGGGCCGTGGACGTCCGAGGAAGACCAGAAGCTCCTTGACTATATCCAGAAACATGGATATGGTAACTGGCGAACACTTCCTAAAAATGCCG GTTTACAAAGATGTGGCAAGAGTTGTCGGTTAAGGTGGACTAATTATCTCCGACCAGATATAAAGCGAGGAAGATTCtcttttgaagaagaagaggcaaTTATTCAGCTTCATAGCTTTTTAGGAAACAA GTGGTCTGCTATTGCGGCGCGTTTGCCTGGAAGAACAGATAACGAGATCAAGAACTTCTGGAATACACATATAAGAAAGAAGCTACTTAGAATGGGGATCGATCCAACGACTCACAATCCGCGACTCGATCTTCTTGACATCTCGTCCATCTTAGCATCATCTCTATACAATTCATCTTCACATCATGTGAACATGTCAAGAGTTATGATGGATGCTCATCATCAGCAGCAACATAATCCATTGGTTAACCCCGAAATACTCAAGTTCGCTAACTCTCTCTTTTCCCAAGACCAAGACCACAACCACAACCATAACCACAACCAAAATCGTAACCAAAACTTTTTGGTGAATCATGATTCCAAAACCCACGAGAACTACACGGTTAATCATGATGATAACCAAACCGGAGTAAATCAATACCAGACCAACCATCATGAAATCCAGTATTGCTTGCCACCATTCCCCGACGAAGCTCACTTTAACGATACAGATCATAATGGAGAACATATGTTTGCTTCAAACTCGAATATGTCTGTCCAAGATTGCAATACTCAGTCGTTGAACGACTATGCAAGCTCTAGTTTTGTAGTCGACCATTCGTATTTAGATCACAACTTCAACATCGCTTATTCGGTCATGAACACGCCATCCTCAAACCCGACGTTGAACTCCAGCGTCACGACTTACATCAACAGTAGTAGTTGTAGCACCGAAGATGAAATGGAAAGCTATTGTAGTAATCTCATGAAATTTGACATTTCCGATTTTTTGGACGTTaatgattttattatataa